The following proteins are encoded in a genomic region of Necator americanus strain Aroian chromosome II, whole genome shotgun sequence:
- a CDS encoding hypothetical protein (NECATOR_CHRII.G4204.T1) — MLNLRIGTINCRTLSSRTRIAALEEATMEVPFDIIGLCSTQRRGYEVLKLQLSGHMIFFSDSTGFLVNKKWINCCFFHPLCDRVSYIDILTKTSRFRVIQVYAPTTDYADNEYADFLQTVSEALLSRFQSPPQIRYSTYKLVVGDFNAKVGCGELGENFIGPYGLGTRNRRGNTLASFCSENELYLMNNRFPKRLTRKWTWISPNMKTRNAIDFVLSTNPSIFLDVDIIGRFHFDSDHRLVMAKIRLPSQFHYFRNNSKCKTVLNRSIFRSTLKQLATTADLSNYEQLKATIKIAATVATSRTKETHISDTTRKLYEIRHRLLHEQSAKNAVEFSIVSKALRLSLKTDIEQKHLMRLHQAISRSVSLRRALQANQIFTRTLTQLRKEDGSVARSPADVAKAVQEFYSQLFSSKRLPASIPWYQLDDVPPILADEVSRAVKKMKLEKAPGPDLITAESLITGYDVVKDSLIKLFNDCLEREKLPITLSDSSILLLFKKGEQLDINNYRPIALLSVIYKVFSSIILQRMMASLEINQPIEQAGFRRNFSTLDHIHVINQLVEKSLEYNFPLYIAFVDYSKAFDSVEHNMIWTSLHRQGVHPKIIRLLSNIYTSASVTFEICGNQVPINARRGVRQGDPISPALFTAVLETVFRSLDWRNRGININGLRLSHLRYADDVVLFAHKPQELELMLQEMSDKSQIVGLRMNFSKTLVMTNSEEIPISTDGSPIHYCSNFVYLGQCISFDRNLTTELNRRIRSGWNSFNRFRSYFTNRRFPMKFKRRLYTKCVEPCLLYGCETWATRSKDLKALQIAQRQIMRRMLGVTLLMHRTNLWLENTAKLPDIRARAIERKWTWARKMCTAKDNRWTKMITEWRPWIWKRQVGRPKTRWRDSFVSDFGETWMRTATTDVSRWRQSMQRHIVTL; from the coding sequence ATGCTGAATCTCCGGATTGGTACTATCAACTGCCGCACCCTGAGCTCCAGGACAAGAATTGCCGCGTTGGAAGAGGCCACAATGGAGGTACCTTTCGATATAATCGGATTATGCAGTACACAAAGAAGAGGATACGAAGTTTTAAAATTACAGCTAAGTGGTcatatgattttcttttccgactCAACAGGGTTTCTGGTCAATAAGAAATGGAttaattgctgtttttttcaccCTCTTTGTGACAGAGTCTCATACATCGACATTCTCACAAAAACCAGCCGCTTTCGTGTAATTCAAGTGTACGCACCAACGACTGACTATGCCGACAACGAATACGCCGATTTCCTTCAAACTGTTTCTGAAGCACTGCTATCACGCTTCCAAAGTCCTCCACAAATTAGATATTCCACATACAAACTTGTCGTTGGAGATTTCAATGCTAAAGTCGGATGTGGAGAATTGGGAGAGAACTTTATAGGGCCATATGGTCTAGGAACGCGCAACCGAAGAGgaaacacattggctagtttCTGTTCGGAAAATGAGCTTTATCTGATGAATAACCGCTTCCCAAAAAGGCTTACCAGAAAATGGACATGGATATCTCCTaatatgaaaacaagaaatgccatcgattttgttttaTCAACGAACCCCTCCATTTTCCTTGACGTGGACATCATCGGTCGGTTCCACTTCGATAGTGATCATCGGCTCGTCATGGCAAAAATTCGTCTGCCGTCTCAATTCCATTACTTTCGAAATAACTCCAAGTGTAAGACAGTTTTGAATAGATCTATTTTCCGTTCTACTTTAAAGCAACTCGCAACTACCGCCGATCTAAGTAATTATGAGCAACTGAAAGCTACAATAAAAATAGCCGCTACTGTTGCTACATCCAGGACAAAAGAGACCCACATTTCCGATACGACAAGAAAACTGTATGAAATTCGACATCGACTTTTACATGAACAGTCTGCAAAAAACGCTGTGGAATTTTCAATTGTCAGCAAAGCACTGCGGCTCTCTTTGAAAACAGACATCGAGCAGAAACATCTGATGCGATTACATCAAGCAATCTCTAGAAGTGTTAGCCTTCGAAGAGCTCTACAGGCGAACCAAATCTTCACAAGAACATTGACACAACTGAGGAAAGAAGACGGCTCAGTCGCGAGATCTCCTGCTGACGTCGCCAAAGCAGTCCAAGAATTCTACAGCCAGTTATTCTCCTCAAAAAGATTACCTGCATCAATTCCATGGTATCAACTTGACGATGTGCCACCAATCCTAGCAGATGAAGTAAGCCGTGcggtgaagaaaatgaagctaGAAAAAGCGCCAGGACCAGATTTGATCACTGCCGAATCACTGATAACGGGATATGATGTGGTCAAAGATTCCTTGATCAAACTTTTTAATGACTGCCTTGAGAGAGAAAAGCTTCCGATTACGCTTTCCGATTCTTCAAtactgttgttgtttaaaaaagggGAACAACTTGATATCAACAACTACCGTCCTATTGCACTGTTGTCCGTCATATATAAGGTATTTAGTTCGATCATTTTACAAAGAATGATGGCTTCCCTAGAAATCAACCAACCCATCGAACAGGCTGGCTTTCGACGCAACTTTTCCACTTTAGATCACATTCACGTCATTAACCAATTGGTAGAGAAAAGCCTTGAGTACAATTTTCCGCTGTACATAGCTTTCGTTGACTACTCGAAAGCGTTTGATTCTGTGGAACATAACATGATATGGACGTCACTACATCGACAAGGAGTTCATCCAAAGATAATTCGTCTTCTTTCGAACATCTACACATCTGCTTCTGTAACATTTGAAATATGTGGTAATCAAGTTCCTATCAACGCTAGACGAGGTGTTCGACAGGGAGACCCAATCTCTCCTGCCCTCTTCACTGCCGTTTTGGAAACCGTCTTCCGTAGCCTAGATTGGAGAAACAGAGGTATCAACATAAATGGGCTCCGTTTAAGTCATCTCAGGTACGCTGATGATGTAGTTCTCTTCGCGCACAAACCACAAGAACTCGAATTAATGCTACAAGAAATGAGCGACAAAAGCCAAATTGTGGGACTGAGAATGAATTTCTCTAAGACTCTTGTCATGACCAATTCCGAAGAAATACCGATCTCAACTGATGGATCTCCTATACATTACTGCAGCAACTTTGTTTATCTTGGTCAATGCATATCCTTTGATAGGAATCTAACAACTGAGCTAAATAGGCGAATTCGCTCTGGCTGGAACTCATTCAACCGATTCCGTTCATATTTCACAAATAGAAGGTTTCCAATGAAATTCAAACGTCGACTTTATACAAAATGTGTGGAACCTTGTCTCCTCTACGGCTGTGAAACTTGGGCTACAAGAAGCAAAGATCTCAAGGCGCTACAGATAGCTCAACGGCAAATAATGAGAAGAATGCTCGGTGTAACTCTTCTTATGCATCGTACGAACTTGTGGCtggaaaatactgcaaaaCTCCCAGATATCAGGGCTAGAGCGATTGAAAGAAAGTGGACATGGGCCAGAAAAATGTGTACTGCAAAGGACAACCGATGGACGAAGATGATTACCGAATGGAGACCATGGATTTGGAAACGACAAGTTGGCCGaccaaaaacaagatggagagATTCGTTCGTATCGGACTTTGGAGAAACATGGATGCGAACCGCTACTACTGATGTGAGCAGATGGAGACAAAGCATGCAACGACACATTGTAACATTGTGA
- a CDS encoding hypothetical protein (NECATOR_CHRII.G4205.T1): protein MKQHDFEAAFDSPDQGRLLKVLRTDGVPEKFVCMLDDMNQRTTVAVRTPAGCTTPFELATGVRQGAVAGPFLFNFAIDDIMREQSTSGDIILAPSGCPLTDLEYADDVVIFAESSTKLQHVVKFVSKVALVAAYGLRLRPDKCKQMWISSRPRTGSRVDEQPIELVDESCYLGSTLKSNDSY from the coding sequence atgAAGCAACacgactttgaagccgcgttcgactctcctgaccaaggccgtcttctcaaagTGCTCCGcaccgatggagtaccagaaaAGTTCGTCTGcatgcttgatgacatgaatcaacgaactactgttgcagttcgaacaccagccggatgtacaacaccgtttgagttggcaactggagtaagacaaggggcagtggcaggacctttcctgttcaatttcgccatcgacgacattatgcgagaacagtcgaccagtggcGACATCAtattagcaccatcagggtgccccttgactgatctcgagtacgccgacgatgttgttatattcgcggaaagcagtacgaaacttcaacatgttgtcaaatTTGTATCGAAGGTTGCTCTGgttgcagcctatggactacgtctacgccctgataaatgcaagcagatgtggatctcttcgagacctcgaacagGGAGCAGGGTGGACgaacaaccgatagaactcgtcgatgagtccTGTTACTTGGGCTCTACGCTGAAGAGCAACGACAGCTACTAG
- a CDS encoding hypothetical protein (NECATOR_CHRII.G4206.T3): MESLATTIHFVTMNCRTQSSELQQAALSRLLRYPCVLFVALQETRMRDRPVISIENYTIYCGDADENKIVSARAPIETAEDNSKDAFYDELIALMSKLKSQQVVIVGVDTNAKMGLEQQSDRLGKWYYPARRTSNNGGRLVDLCEQTGLIIASTFNRNHRRHQLAWQAPTLLTPEEQRKRKMRTLKLQLDYVLTRNIPQSDIRKSRAVWDAAFDSDRPVLLTFKIRFHKRNRGVPLQPKIEMAGLKDDECRTKFRHRVSIHVGVRTRKKLSDRKVHPGQCKGNAPGSIAAEEEKRLRRKLRRQLVNCNMEFEEAWENKNPQKAYALRKKYSGKIKRFPPVLNTASGVAVGETTLPIWREHFKTLLNRLAPSAPELEHVYRPTYAVNEGPPSESEVLVCIQKMKNGRRRD; this comes from the exons atggaatctttggccaCAACCATTCATTTCGTCACgatgaactgccgaacacaatcgagtgaacttcaacaagccgctctatccagacttctgcgatatccgTGTGTGCTTTTTgttgcactgcaggaaacacgcatgagagatcggcccgtcatcagcatcgaaaattacaccatatactgcggcgatgctgatgagaacaaa ATCGTAAGTGCTCGCGCACCTATAGAAACCGCTgaagacaacagtaaggacgctttctatgatgaactcattgcgttgatgtctaaactAAAAAgtcagcaggtggtcattgtcggagtCGACAcaaatgcaaagatgggactcgaacaacaatccgataggctaggaaaatggtattatcctgCGAGGCGCACGTCGAACAACGGTggccgtctggtcgacttgtgcgaacagacaggcctcatcatcgcttccacgtttaacaggaatcatcgacgccatcagctcgcGTGGCAAGCGCCAACCCtcttaacgcctgaagagcagcgcaagcggaagatgaggactcttaagcttcagctcgactacgttctgacgaggaacattccccagtcagatatccgaaaatctagagctgtttgggacgccgcgttcgactctgaccgtccagttcttctcaccttCAAGATACgattccacaagagaaaccgaggagttcctcttcaaccgaaaatcgaaaTGGCAGGACTGAAAGATGacgaatgcagaacaaaattccgccatcgtgtgtctattcatgttggagtacggaccaggaagaagcttagcgatcgcaaagtgcatccaggacaatgcaagggaaacgctcccggttccaTTGcggcggaagaa gaaaagcgtcttagaagaaagttgcgtcgtcaactcgtcaactgcaacatgGAGTTTGAGGAGGCATGGGAGAACAAGAACCCGcagaaagcctatgctctacgaaaaaagtatagcggcaaaataaaaaggtttcctcctgtcctcaacactgccagtgGAGTCGCTGTCGGTGAaacaacccttccaatttggagggaacacttcaagaccttgctgaaccggctagcaccgtcagctcctgaactcgagcacgtttatagaccgacatatgcggttaacgagggaCCACCgtccgagtcggaggttctagtctgtattcaaaaaatgaaaaatggaagacgacgggattag
- a CDS encoding hypothetical protein (NECATOR_CHRII.G4206.T1): MEFEEAWENKNPQKAYALRKKYSGKIKRFPPVLNTASGVAVGETTLPIWREHFKTLLNRLAPSAPELEHVYRPTYAVNEGPPSESEVLVCIQKMKNGRRRD; encoded by the coding sequence atgGAGTTTGAGGAGGCATGGGAGAACAAGAACCCGcagaaagcctatgctctacgaaaaaagtatagcggcaaaataaaaaggtttcctcctgtcctcaacactgccagtgGAGTCGCTGTCGGTGAaacaacccttccaatttggagggaacacttcaagaccttgctgaaccggctagcaccgtcagctcctgaactcgagcacgtttatagaccgacatatgcggttaacgagggaCCACCgtccgagtcggaggttctagtctgtattcaaaaaatgaaaaatggaagacgacgggattag
- a CDS encoding hypothetical protein (NECATOR_CHRII.G4206.T2), with translation MRDRPVISIENYTIYCGDADENKIVSARAPIETAEDNSKDAFYDELIALMSKLKSQQVVIVGVDTNAKMGLEQQSDRLGKWYYPARRTSNNGGRLVDLCEQTGLIIASTFNRNHRRHQLAWQAPTLLTPEEQRKRKMRTLKLQLDYVLTRNIPQSDIRKSRAVWDAAFDSDRPVLLTFKIRFHKRNRGVPLQPKIEMAGLKDDECRTKFRHRVSIHVGVRTRKKLSDRKVHPGQCKGNAPGSIAAEEVCFCICGNEIHVQLCMCRAQRW, from the exons atgagagatcggcccgtcatcagcatcgaaaattacaccatatactgcggcgatgctgatgagaacaaa ATCGTAAGTGCTCGCGCACCTATAGAAACCGCTgaagacaacagtaaggacgctttctatgatgaactcattgcgttgatgtctaaactAAAAAgtcagcaggtggtcattgtcggagtCGACAcaaatgcaaagatgggactcgaacaacaatccgataggctaggaaaatggtattatcctgCGAGGCGCACGTCGAACAACGGTggccgtctggtcgacttgtgcgaacagacaggcctcatcatcgcttccacgtttaacaggaatcatcgacgccatcagctcgcGTGGCAAGCGCCAACCCtcttaacgcctgaagagcagcgcaagcggaagatgaggactcttaagcttcagctcgactacgttctgacgaggaacattccccagtcagatatccgaaaatctagagctgtttgggacgccgcgttcgactctgaccgtccagttcttctcaccttCAAGATACgattccacaagagaaaccgaggagttcctcttcaaccgaaaatcgaaaTGGCAGGACTGAAAGATGacgaatgcagaacaaaattccgccatcgtgtgtctattcatgttggagtacggaccaggaagaagcttagcgatcgcaaagtgcatccaggacaatgcaagggaaacgctcccggttccaTTGcggcggaagaagtttgcttttgcatctgcggaaacgaaatccacgtacaactgtgtatgtgtcgcgcgcagcgctggtga